From the genome of Callithrix jacchus isolate 240 chromosome 7, calJac240_pri, whole genome shotgun sequence, one region includes:
- the LOC103790891 gene encoding tRNA:m(4)X modification enzyme TRM13 homolog gives MATSATSPHATGFPAEGRCGYYVEKKKRFCRMVVAAGKRFCGEHAGAAEEEDARKRILCPLDPKHTVYEDQLAKHLKKCNSREKPKPDFYIQDINAGLKDETEIPEQLVPISSLSEEQLEKLIKTLRKASEGLDSTLKDHIMSHPALHSALNDPKNSDSATKHLKQQASIVGNIEKLKLLGPRRCFVEFGAGKGRLSHWVDIALKDAEKVHFILVEKVTTRFKVDGKHRKKNSVFERLQIDIQHLCLNKIPVLREGKLPVVGIGKHLCGVATGFLVLKKRRKQGIFVNC, from the exons ATGGCGACCTCCGCGACGTCGCCGCACGCGACTGGTTTTCCAGCTGAGGGTAGATGTGGTTACTATGTGGAAAAGAAGAAACGGTTCTGCAGGATGGTGGTGGCCGCAGGGAAAAGATTCTGTGGTGAACACGCTGGAGCCGCGGAG GAAGAAGATGCTAGGAAAAGAATCCTGTGTCCTTTAGATCCAAAACA CACAGTATATGAAGATCAACTagcaaagcatttgaaaaaatgtaacTCAAGAGAGAAACCAAAACCT gaTTTCTATATTCAGGATATTAATGCAGGCTTAAAAGATGAAACAGAAATACCTGAACAATTA gtTCCAATTTCTTCTCTATCTGAAGAGCAGTTGGAAAAGTTAATTAAGAC attaagaaaagCAAGTGAAG GTTTGGATTCTACACTTAAAGATCATATTATGTCCCATCCAGCATTACACAGTGCACTTAATGATCCTAAAAATAGTGATTCTGCAACCAAGCACCTGAAGCAGCAG GCTTCTATTGTAGGTAacattgaaaaattaaagttactTGGTCCAAGAAGATGCTTTGTTGAGTTTGGAGCGGGAAAGGGAAGATTATCTCACTGGGTTGATATTGCCTTAAAAGATGCTGAAAAAGTTCACTTCATCCTAGTAGAAAAGGTGACCACAAGATTCAAG GTGgatggaaaacacagaaagaaaaactcagTGTTTGAAAGACTTCAAATTGATATTCAACACTTGTGTTTGA ACAAGATTCCTGTGCTAAGAGAAGGAAAACTACCTGTGGTAGGAATTGGAAAGCATCTGTGTGGTGTGGCGACAG GCTTCTTAGtattgaagaaaagaagaaaacagggcATCTTTGTAAATTGCTGA